The following coding sequences lie in one Xanthomonas hortorum pv. pelargonii genomic window:
- a CDS encoding PilZ domain-containing protein produces the protein MIQDTRRAPRRQPTDLVPVTDMLSEAQIGRVGNVSETGMLLLASVPLHDDALYQLRFTLPERVGRATEIDVGVHLLWSEAAHAPGQAWAGFRFLTMSEPHRRRLRAWIAEEHMAG, from the coding sequence ATGATCCAGGACACCCGTCGCGCGCCGCGCCGTCAACCGACCGATCTGGTGCCGGTCACCGACATGCTCAGCGAGGCGCAGATCGGCCGCGTTGGCAATGTGTCGGAAACCGGCATGCTGCTGCTGGCTTCGGTTCCGCTGCATGACGACGCCTTGTATCAATTGCGCTTCACCCTGCCCGAGCGCGTGGGCCGCGCCACCGAGATCGATGTCGGCGTGCACCTGCTGTGGTCCGAAGCCGCGCACGCCCCCGGACAGGCCTGGGCCGGTTTCCGCTTTCTGACCATGTCGGAGCCACATCGGCGACGCCTGCGCGCCTGGATCGCCGAGGAACACATGGCCGGCTGA
- a CDS encoding TIGR02449 family protein, whose product MDNAAALAQLSALTARVEALVERTQRLTDENRSLRHQQEQLIGERARLLTKNEQARSRVEAMIVRLKSLEQHT is encoded by the coding sequence ATGGACAACGCTGCCGCCCTCGCCCAACTCAGCGCACTTACCGCCCGCGTGGAGGCGTTGGTCGAGCGCACCCAACGGTTGACCGACGAGAACCGCAGCCTGCGTCATCAGCAAGAACAGTTGATCGGCGAGCGCGCGCGGCTGCTTACCAAGAACGAACAGGCGCGCTCGCGCGTGGAAGCGATGATCGTGCGCTTGAAGTCACTGGAGCAACACACGTGA
- a CDS encoding VOC family protein — protein sequence MSRRIALTTLLVADYDAAIAWYTGALGFQVLEDRALGDGKRWVVIGPGDAQEAALLLAQPADAAQQARIGDQTGGRVDHFLYTDDFWRDHAAMQAFGVEFLETPREEPYGTVAVFRDLYGTKWDLLEPKQ from the coding sequence ATGAGCCGTCGCATCGCCCTGACCACCTTGCTGGTCGCCGACTACGATGCGGCGATTGCCTGGTACACCGGCGCGCTGGGTTTCCAGGTGCTGGAAGATCGCGCACTTGGCGACGGCAAACGCTGGGTGGTGATCGGCCCGGGCGACGCGCAGGAGGCCGCACTACTGCTCGCGCAGCCGGCCGACGCCGCGCAGCAGGCGCGCATCGGCGACCAGACCGGTGGGCGGGTGGATCATTTTCTCTACACCGACGACTTCTGGCGCGACCACGCGGCCATGCAGGCGTTTGGCGTGGAATTTCTGGAAACCCCGCGCGAGGAACCGTACGGCACGGTCGCTGTATTCCGCGACCTGTACGGCACCAAGTGGGATCTGCTGGAGCCCAAGCAATGA
- a CDS encoding YecA family protein: MDLPDVTAVQNESRQLALASSAAELHGGLCGWLSGGGADSGDWLGHVLADVAQVPPKQGGALDQMRQATVAQLEDRDFAFELLLIDDGAPLAARTDALFDWCRAFLGGFGLAAKQRPALTEEGEEALQDLARLAQASSDDFDAADEDDTALAEIEEFVRVAVLLLHGDCVMGPRFRQRLN; this comes from the coding sequence ATGGATCTGCCTGACGTAACCGCTGTGCAAAACGAGAGTCGCCAGTTGGCGCTGGCGTCCTCTGCGGCGGAGTTGCACGGCGGGCTGTGCGGCTGGCTCTCCGGTGGTGGCGCCGACAGCGGCGACTGGCTGGGGCACGTGCTGGCCGACGTGGCGCAGGTACCGCCCAAGCAGGGCGGCGCACTGGACCAGATGCGGCAGGCCACGGTGGCGCAGCTCGAAGACCGCGATTTCGCCTTCGAGCTCCTGTTGATCGATGACGGCGCACCGCTGGCGGCGCGCACCGATGCCTTGTTCGACTGGTGTCGTGCCTTCCTGGGCGGGTTCGGTCTGGCTGCAAAGCAGCGCCCGGCACTGACCGAAGAGGGCGAAGAAGCGCTGCAGGATCTGGCGCGGCTGGCGCAGGCCTCCAGCGACGATTTCGATGCCGCCGACGAGGACGACACCGCGCTGGCCGAGATCGAAGAGTTCGTGCGCGTGGCGGTGCTGTTGCTGCATGGCGACTGCGTGATGGGGCCGCGCTTCCGCCAACGCTTGAACTGA
- a CDS encoding XVIPCD domain-containing protein has product MNDPRQPSHPDHPMYQQIERGVHAIDAAHGREPDQTSARLTAALLPLAKEGGLSRVDHVLMSEANNKGVHGGENVFVVQGDPANPAHLRAHMKTEQALGMPVEQSFERARQLASPGEQVQPPEPTQTPRLGR; this is encoded by the coding sequence ATGAACGATCCACGCCAACCCTCGCACCCGGACCATCCGATGTATCAGCAGATCGAGCGCGGTGTGCACGCGATCGACGCCGCACACGGGCGCGAGCCCGACCAGACCAGCGCGCGGCTCACCGCCGCGTTGCTGCCGCTGGCCAAGGAAGGCGGTTTGTCGCGCGTGGATCACGTACTGATGAGCGAGGCCAACAACAAAGGTGTGCACGGCGGCGAGAATGTGTTCGTGGTGCAAGGCGATCCGGCCAATCCGGCGCATCTGCGCGCGCATATGAAGACCGAACAGGCGCTTGGCATGCCGGTAGAACAGTCGTTCGAGCGTGCGCGGCAGCTTGCGTCGCCGGGCGAGCAAGTCCAGCCACCCGAACCCACGCAGACACCGCGGCTGGGGCGGTAA
- a CDS encoding cell division protein ZapA, whose product MSNNEPVSVRILDREYTVGVTADERESLTAAARLLDLRMREIRGSNRMAAVDRVAVLAALNLAHELQQLREQQALYERELANTLDNLNRRLDSVADTPR is encoded by the coding sequence GTGAGCAACAACGAGCCGGTCAGCGTGCGTATTCTGGATCGTGAATACACGGTTGGCGTTACCGCAGACGAACGCGAGAGTCTCACTGCTGCGGCACGCCTGCTGGATCTGCGCATGCGCGAGATCCGTGGCAGCAATCGCATGGCGGCGGTAGATCGCGTTGCAGTGCTGGCCGCGCTCAATCTGGCGCACGAATTGCAGCAACTGCGCGAACAGCAAGCGCTCTACGAGCGTGAATTGGCGAACACGCTGGACAACTTGAATCGTCGTCTCGACAGCGTGGCCGACACACCGCGTTGA
- a CDS encoding DUF1631 domain-containing protein, whose amino-acid sequence MSTPASSLQHTLSGPIADAPVSARGRHLLAALHAHCVQALSGPLRLTIVELERELLHQAEHARNSQIHAETYAQTRGLRDHIDRFPQAFLQQLAQDLANLRERPSLTPLADAPAHPQMLTLVEDTDIDRDIVLSEIARRETSRRADALQLLAQRLAVIGVVAEFELEEVPLGPYALCRLLRQCGETLGLSLDGQLTLYRVFERQLIERLNDLYERVNSVLAQEGILPGLIYHPYLVKPTQVQTRRALPASATGSQDAAPTNARAMPPRGGQPATGWSGQPAPTPWQSALLDPSDFPMTLTAATYGEQATPALSDAMQALGGLMSSARQSQAAGNTGPSAPHSASNHGAANRGTAPATGSQATAERAFPQLASTAVPKAALSDALASLQGALAVQSTAAAGIDAVQRQVLELLRAQHGPDAALSPQDTDTFDLLGLLYAQMQREVREQTPAQTLLAKLQVPVVRAALADTHFFVRDQHPVRELLNTVAESGAVWLGEDDVDPQLLHKLGNAVDKIVNDYHGDESVFAAANDEIQTHLRALARKAEVAERRHVDAARGKERLESAKQQAAERIEDLCEQSAPPRFVQSLLRQAWSDVLTLTLLRQGEQSPEWDERQALTARIAEVTCLSKGQPTDTALGGDVQTALLQIGYHQDEAAAIARRLSTPGGEDEMTSRTELTAKLRARTRLGDQGETAPRKDIATPRSSAEEECYTQLRSLPFGTWFEFVVNQQGDLRRQRLSWYSPMTDNALFVNQRGQKIGEQSLDGLARMMAGGQARLLVEEKSRLIDRAWHATVRTLRHLAGQSPAAEVAP is encoded by the coding sequence ATGTCCACGCCCGCCTCTTCCCTGCAGCACACACTCAGCGGCCCGATTGCCGATGCGCCGGTGTCCGCGCGCGGCCGGCATCTGCTCGCGGCACTGCATGCGCACTGCGTGCAGGCGCTCAGCGGGCCGCTGCGGCTGACCATCGTCGAGCTGGAACGCGAGTTGCTGCATCAGGCCGAACATGCGCGCAACAGCCAGATCCATGCCGAAACCTACGCGCAGACGCGTGGCCTGCGCGATCATATCGATCGGTTTCCGCAAGCCTTTCTGCAGCAGCTGGCGCAGGATCTGGCCAACCTGCGCGAGCGCCCGTCGCTGACACCGCTGGCCGATGCGCCGGCGCATCCGCAGATGCTCACGCTGGTGGAAGACACCGATATCGACCGCGACATCGTGCTCAGCGAGATCGCGCGCCGCGAAACCTCGCGCCGTGCCGATGCGCTGCAATTGCTGGCGCAACGGTTGGCGGTGATCGGCGTGGTTGCCGAATTCGAACTCGAAGAAGTCCCGCTCGGTCCGTACGCGCTGTGCCGCCTGCTGCGCCAATGCGGCGAAACGCTGGGGTTGAGCCTGGATGGGCAACTCACGCTGTACCGCGTGTTCGAGCGTCAGCTGATCGAGCGTTTGAACGATCTGTATGAGCGTGTCAACAGCGTCCTCGCACAGGAAGGCATCCTGCCGGGGCTGATCTATCACCCGTATCTGGTCAAGCCCACGCAGGTGCAGACGCGGCGTGCGCTGCCTGCATCTGCCACTGGATCGCAGGATGCTGCACCCACCAACGCGCGCGCGATGCCGCCGCGTGGCGGGCAACCGGCGACCGGCTGGAGCGGACAGCCCGCACCGACACCGTGGCAAAGCGCCTTGCTGGATCCGTCAGATTTTCCGATGACACTGACTGCGGCTACGTACGGTGAGCAGGCAACACCTGCATTGAGCGATGCAATGCAGGCGCTTGGCGGCCTGATGTCGTCGGCACGTCAATCGCAGGCGGCCGGCAACACAGGCCCATCTGCGCCTCACAGTGCATCGAATCACGGCGCTGCCAATCGCGGTACAGCGCCCGCAACAGGCTCGCAGGCGACAGCTGAAAGAGCATTTCCCCAGCTTGCTTCCACGGCAGTGCCCAAAGCCGCGCTCAGCGACGCGCTGGCCAGCCTGCAAGGCGCGTTAGCCGTGCAATCAACTGCAGCGGCCGGCATCGATGCGGTGCAGCGGCAGGTGCTGGAACTGCTGCGCGCCCAGCACGGCCCGGACGCGGCGCTATCGCCGCAGGACACCGACACCTTCGACCTGCTCGGCCTGCTCTACGCGCAGATGCAACGCGAAGTGCGCGAGCAGACCCCGGCGCAGACCTTGCTTGCCAAGTTGCAGGTACCGGTGGTGCGCGCGGCATTGGCCGACACGCATTTTTTCGTGCGCGATCAGCACCCGGTGCGCGAATTGCTCAACACCGTGGCCGAGTCCGGTGCGGTGTGGCTGGGCGAGGACGATGTCGACCCGCAGTTGCTGCACAAGCTGGGCAATGCGGTCGACAAGATCGTCAACGACTATCACGGCGACGAAAGTGTCTTTGCTGCGGCCAACGACGAGATCCAGACGCATCTACGCGCACTGGCGCGCAAGGCCGAGGTCGCCGAGCGGCGCCATGTGGATGCCGCACGCGGCAAGGAGCGGCTGGAATCGGCCAAGCAACAGGCGGCCGAGCGAATCGAAGATCTGTGCGAGCAGAGCGCGCCGCCGCGTTTCGTGCAATCGCTGCTGCGCCAGGCGTGGTCGGACGTGCTCACGCTCACGCTGCTGCGGCAAGGCGAGCAATCGCCCGAATGGGATGAGCGCCAGGCACTGACGGCGCGTATCGCCGAGGTCACCTGTCTGAGCAAGGGTCAGCCCACCGACACCGCGCTCGGTGGCGATGTCCAAACCGCGCTGCTGCAGATCGGCTATCACCAGGACGAAGCGGCGGCGATCGCGCGTCGCCTGTCCACGCCCGGTGGCGAAGACGAGATGACCTCGCGCACCGAACTCACCGCCAAACTCAGGGCGCGCACGCGGCTGGGCGACCAGGGCGAGACAGCCCCGCGCAAGGACATCGCCACACCGCGCTCGTCGGCCGAAGAGGAGTGCTACACGCAGTTGCGCAGCCTGCCATTCGGCACCTGGTTCGAATTCGTGGTCAACCAGCAGGGCGATCTGCGCCGGCAACGGCTGTCCTGGTACAGCCCGATGACCGACAACGCGTTGTTCGTCAATCAGCGTGGGCAAAAGATCGGCGAGCAGTCGCTGGATGGTCTGGCGCGGATGATGGCCGGCGGCCAGGCGCGCTTGCTGGTTGAAGAAAAATCGCGTCTGATCGACCGCGCCTGGCATGCCACCGTGCGCACGTTACGTCACCTTGCCGGCCAGTCGCCTGCTGCAGAGGTCGCCCCATGA
- the hemW gene encoding radical SAM family heme chaperone HemW, whose translation MSDLIPPPLSLYVHLPWCVRKCPYCDFNSHAAKGVLPFEEYVDALIRDLDNDLPLVWGRVVHSVFFGGGTPSLFPPEAIDRFLQAAAARLRFAPNLEITLETNPGTAEHGRFDGYRAAGVNRLSFGVQTFDDVALQRLGRIHDSAEAERAIKLAQDAGYDNFNIDLMYALPEQTLAQAERDLERAFALQPTHMSHYQLTLEPNTVFFARPPKGIPDDDAAWDIQEHCQRLLAEAGYAQYEVSAYAKPGRQCAHNLNYWRFGDYLGIGAGAHGKISSGAEQHVLRHWKHKHPQSYLASAGNAASIGGDEVVPRARLPFEYMLNVLRLHEGFRLSDFEASTGLEASEIAAPLARAVAQGWMTEQDGRVIPTELGRRFTNDVVELFLT comes from the coding sequence GTGTCCGACCTGATTCCACCGCCGTTATCGCTGTACGTGCACCTGCCCTGGTGCGTGCGTAAATGCCCGTACTGCGATTTCAACTCGCATGCGGCCAAGGGCGTGCTGCCGTTCGAGGAGTACGTGGATGCGTTGATCCGCGATCTGGACAACGATTTGCCGCTGGTGTGGGGGCGCGTGGTGCATTCGGTGTTCTTCGGCGGTGGCACGCCGAGCCTGTTTCCGCCCGAGGCGATCGATCGCTTTCTGCAAGCCGCGGCTGCGCGGCTGCGCTTTGCACCAAATCTCGAGATCACCCTGGAAACCAATCCAGGCACCGCCGAGCATGGCCGCTTCGATGGTTATCGCGCCGCTGGCGTAAACCGCCTGAGCTTCGGGGTGCAGACCTTCGACGATGTGGCGCTGCAGCGGCTCGGTCGCATCCACGACAGTGCCGAGGCCGAGCGCGCGATCAAGCTGGCGCAAGATGCCGGCTACGACAATTTCAATATCGACCTGATGTACGCGCTGCCCGAGCAAACCCTGGCACAGGCCGAGCGCGATCTCGAGCGCGCCTTTGCGCTGCAGCCCACCCACATGTCGCATTACCAGCTCACGCTGGAGCCGAACACGGTGTTCTTCGCGCGGCCGCCCAAGGGCATCCCCGACGACGACGCGGCCTGGGATATCCAGGAACACTGCCAGCGCCTGCTTGCCGAGGCCGGCTATGCGCAGTACGAAGTGAGCGCCTACGCCAAGCCCGGGCGGCAATGTGCGCACAACCTCAATTACTGGCGCTTTGGCGATTATCTGGGCATTGGCGCCGGTGCGCACGGCAAGATCAGTTCCGGCGCCGAGCAGCACGTACTGCGCCACTGGAAGCACAAACATCCGCAGAGTTATCTGGCCAGCGCCGGCAATGCGGCATCGATCGGCGGCGATGAGGTCGTGCCGCGCGCGCGGTTGCCGTTCGAATACATGCTCAATGTATTGCGCCTGCACGAAGGCTTCCGGCTGAGCGATTTCGAAGCCTCTACCGGTTTGGAGGCGTCAGAGATCGCAGCGCCGTTGGCGCGCGCGGTCGCGCAGGGTTGGATGACCGAGCAGGACGGACGCGTGATACCGACCGAACTGGGCCGCCGCTTCACCAACGACGTGGTCGAGTTGTTCCTGACCTGA
- a CDS encoding aminopeptidase P N-terminal domain-containing protein — translation MKKLTGIGAAEYARRRKQLMQMAGEQAILILPAAPERVRSHDTHYPYRQDSDFWYLSGFPEPEAVLVLVPGRKHGEAILFCRERSAEREAWDGPREGQEGAVAHYGMDDAYPIDDVDEILPGLLEGRSRVYYHFGRDVDFDLKLIGWLKRVREQVRHGAQPPHEFLELGHLLHEQRLFKSRDEIALMQQAADISVRAHRAAMRLARPGVHEYEFQAEVEREFRAADAWPAYGSIVGTGSNACVLHYRANNARSRDGELVLIDAGAEYRGYAADITRTFPVNGRFTPAQRALHDLVGASQAAALAQARPGVAYEAGHLAAVETLTEGLLRLGLLKGTLERNIADGHYKRFYRHKTGHWLGLDVHDVGDYRLAGDSRLLEPGMVFTIEPGLYISADDTAVEARWRGIGIRTEDNVLITAEGHRVLTDALARSADEIEAEMAGSVA, via the coding sequence ATGAAAAAGCTCACCGGGATTGGCGCCGCCGAGTACGCGCGCCGGCGCAAGCAGCTGATGCAGATGGCCGGCGAGCAGGCGATTCTGATCCTGCCGGCCGCACCCGAGCGGGTGCGCAGCCACGACACCCATTACCCGTACCGGCAGGATTCGGACTTCTGGTATCTGAGCGGCTTTCCGGAGCCGGAAGCGGTGCTGGTGCTGGTGCCCGGGCGCAAGCATGGCGAGGCGATTTTGTTCTGCCGCGAGCGTAGTGCCGAGCGCGAAGCCTGGGATGGCCCGCGTGAGGGCCAGGAAGGCGCGGTGGCGCATTACGGCATGGACGATGCGTATCCCATCGACGATGTCGACGAGATCCTGCCGGGCCTGCTGGAAGGGCGTAGCCGCGTCTACTACCACTTCGGGCGCGATGTCGATTTCGATCTCAAGTTGATCGGCTGGCTCAAGCGCGTGCGCGAGCAGGTGCGCCACGGCGCGCAGCCGCCGCACGAATTCCTCGAACTGGGACATCTACTGCACGAGCAGCGGCTGTTCAAATCGCGCGATGAAATCGCGTTGATGCAGCAGGCCGCCGACATCAGCGTACGTGCGCATCGCGCCGCGATGCGATTGGCACGGCCGGGCGTGCATGAGTACGAATTTCAGGCCGAGGTCGAGCGCGAATTTCGCGCCGCCGATGCGTGGCCGGCGTACGGCAGCATCGTCGGCACCGGTAGCAATGCCTGTGTGCTGCACTACCGCGCCAACAATGCGCGCAGCCGCGATGGCGAGCTGGTGCTGATCGATGCCGGCGCCGAATATCGCGGCTATGCAGCCGATATCACCCGCACCTTTCCGGTCAATGGCCGCTTCACGCCGGCACAGCGCGCGCTGCATGATCTGGTCGGCGCGTCGCAGGCTGCCGCACTCGCGCAGGCGCGCCCGGGCGTGGCGTACGAAGCAGGGCATCTGGCCGCAGTGGAAACCTTGACCGAAGGATTGCTGCGCCTGGGGCTGCTCAAGGGCACGCTGGAACGCAACATCGCCGACGGCCATTACAAGCGCTTTTATCGGCACAAAACCGGCCACTGGCTGGGCCTGGATGTGCACGACGTGGGCGACTACCGGCTGGCAGGCGACTCGCGTCTGCTCGAACCCGGCATGGTATTCACCATCGAGCCGGGGCTGTACATCAGCGCCGACGACACCGCCGTGGAGGCCAGGTGGCGCGGCATCGGCATCCGCACCGAAGACAACGTGCTGATCACCGCAGAGGGCCATCGCGTGTTGACCGATGCGCTGGCGCGCAGTGCCGACGAGATCGAAGCGGAGATGGCCGGCAGCGTTGCGTAA
- the pepQ gene encoding Xaa-Pro dipeptidase, translating into MTQPSLSHLYSDHLRTLTARADQALQRGGFDHLVVPSGSLHYQVFDDRDYPYAVNPQFKAWVPLTRVPNSWLIYTPGKRPTVIFYQPFDYWHVVPDAPSGWWVEHCDIHIIRTPDAALTLLPKQPERCAILGEAQSALGAYVPNNPQPVLDYLDYQRAFKTPYELALLRIAQQLAVRGHRAAEAAFRAGQSEFGIHMAYCAAVGQDANELPYGNIIALNEHGAVLHYTELGQQPPQPLRSFLIDAGASAYGYASDITRTYAADPGSEFQALIDAVDAAQIRMGQNVRAGVDYKQLHVEAHLALMGILKDFGILTVSPEAALATGVSAAFFPHGLGHLIGLQVHDVAGFAASDRGGRIEGPAGHPYLRLTRVLEPGMVVTIEPGVYFIDMLLDEVKKNGHAASIDWQRVDHFKPYGGIRIEDEVVCTDGAPENLTRPVFAAP; encoded by the coding sequence ATGACCCAGCCGTCCTTGAGCCACCTGTATTCCGACCACCTGCGCACGCTGACCGCGCGCGCCGATCAGGCGCTGCAGCGCGGCGGCTTCGATCACTTGGTCGTGCCCAGCGGCAGCCTGCATTACCAGGTGTTCGACGACCGCGATTACCCATATGCGGTCAATCCGCAGTTCAAGGCCTGGGTGCCGCTGACGCGGGTGCCCAACAGCTGGCTGATCTACACCCCGGGCAAGCGCCCGACGGTGATCTTCTACCAGCCGTTCGACTACTGGCATGTCGTGCCCGACGCCCCCAGTGGCTGGTGGGTAGAGCACTGTGACATCCACATCATCCGTACCCCGGACGCGGCCTTGACGCTGCTGCCCAAACAGCCCGAGCGCTGCGCGATTCTCGGCGAAGCGCAGAGTGCGCTCGGCGCCTATGTGCCGAACAATCCGCAGCCGGTGCTTGATTACCTGGACTACCAGCGCGCCTTCAAGACCCCATACGAACTCGCACTGCTGCGCATTGCCCAGCAGCTGGCAGTGCGTGGCCATCGCGCCGCCGAAGCGGCATTCCGTGCAGGCCAGAGTGAGTTCGGCATCCACATGGCGTATTGCGCAGCCGTGGGCCAGGACGCCAACGAACTGCCGTACGGCAACATCATCGCGCTCAACGAACACGGCGCAGTGCTGCACTACACCGAACTCGGCCAGCAGCCGCCGCAACCGCTGCGCAGCTTTTTGATCGATGCCGGCGCTTCGGCCTACGGCTACGCCAGCGACATCACCCGCACCTATGCCGCCGACCCGGGCAGCGAATTCCAGGCACTGATCGATGCGGTCGATGCCGCACAGATCCGCATGGGCCAGAACGTGCGCGCGGGCGTGGATTACAAGCAGCTGCATGTGGAGGCGCATCTGGCGTTGATGGGCATCCTCAAGGACTTCGGCATCCTCACCGTGTCGCCGGAGGCCGCGCTCGCCACCGGTGTCAGCGCCGCGTTCTTCCCGCACGGGCTGGGCCATCTGATCGGCTTGCAGGTGCACGATGTCGCCGGCTTCGCAGCCAGCGACCGCGGCGGCCGCATCGAGGGCCCCGCCGGTCACCCGTATCTACGCCTGACCCGCGTGCTCGAACCGGGCATGGTGGTCACCATCGAGCCGGGCGTGTATTTCATCGACATGCTGCTGGACGAAGTGAAGAAGAACGGCCACGCCGCCAGCATCGACTGGCAGCGCGTCGACCACTTCAAACCCTACGGCGGCATCCGCATCGAAGATGAAGTGGTGTGCACTGATGGCGCTCCCGAAAACCTGACACGCCCAGTGTTTGCCGCACCATAA
- the rdgB gene encoding RdgB/HAM1 family non-canonical purine NTP pyrophosphatase, with translation MKQLVLASGNAGKLEELRAMLAELPLRIVAQGELGVEDVPETGLTFVENALIKARHASAVTGLPALADDSGLIVDALGGAPGLYSARYAGSPTNAQANNAKLLEAMRDVSAERRSARFYAVIVLLRHPEDPQPLIAEGSWEGVITTEPRGDGGFGYNPVFLDPVYGLTAAEMETALKNRLSHRAVALATLQHKLHALSL, from the coding sequence ATGAAACAACTGGTCCTGGCCAGCGGCAACGCCGGCAAGCTGGAAGAACTGCGCGCCATGCTCGCAGAACTTCCGCTGCGCATCGTGGCGCAAGGCGAGCTGGGTGTCGAAGACGTGCCGGAAACCGGCCTGACCTTCGTCGAGAACGCCTTGATCAAGGCGCGTCATGCCAGCGCGGTCACCGGCCTGCCGGCACTGGCCGACGACTCCGGCCTGATCGTCGATGCCCTCGGCGGCGCGCCCGGCTTGTACAGCGCGCGCTATGCCGGCAGCCCGACCAATGCGCAGGCCAACAACGCCAAGTTGCTCGAGGCCATGCGCGATGTATCGGCCGAGCGCCGCAGCGCGCGGTTTTATGCGGTGATCGTGCTGCTGCGTCATCCGGAAGATCCGCAACCGCTGATCGCCGAAGGCAGCTGGGAAGGCGTGATCACCACCGAACCGCGCGGCGATGGCGGCTTCGGCTACAACCCGGTGTTTCTGGACCCGGTGTACGGCCTGACCGCTGCGGAAATGGAGACTGCGTTGAAGAACCGGCTGAGTCACCGTGCGGTGGCGTTGGCCACGTTGCAGCACAAGCTGCACGCCCTGTCGCTGTGA